Proteins encoded together in one Neobacillus sp. FSL H8-0543 window:
- a CDS encoding thymidine kinase: MYLMKQLGWVEVICGSMFSGKSEELIRRVRRAQFAKQKIAVFKPKLDNRYAEQSVVSHNGSSFQAKQISHSIEILHHVEADIDIVAIDEVQFFDEGIVRIVQQLADRGHRIVVAGLDMDFRGEPFGQMPALMAVAEQVTKLQAVCTVCGSPSSRTQRLINGSPASYHDPVILVGAAEAYEPRCRHHHEVPKTAATYASVVK; the protein is encoded by the coding sequence ATGTATTTGATGAAGCAACTCGGATGGGTTGAGGTTATCTGTGGTAGTATGTTTTCGGGTAAATCAGAAGAATTGATTCGTCGTGTCAGACGTGCTCAATTCGCTAAACAAAAAATTGCTGTATTCAAACCAAAATTAGATAATCGCTACGCAGAACAATCTGTCGTTTCTCATAATGGTTCTTCTTTTCAGGCGAAGCAAATTTCTCATTCGATTGAGATTCTGCATCATGTAGAGGCAGATATCGATATCGTCGCCATCGATGAGGTTCAATTTTTTGATGAAGGCATTGTCAGGATCGTTCAACAGCTTGCCGACAGAGGTCATCGTATCGTTGTCGCAGGACTTGATATGGATTTCCGTGGCGAGCCCTTTGGCCAAATGCCGGCGCTGATGGCAGTTGCTGAACAAGTTACTAAGCTTCAGGCAGTCTGTACGGTATGTGGTTCACCATCAAGCAGAACACAGAGACTCATCAACGGCAGTCCGGCTTCCTACCATGACCCAGTCATCTTAGTCGGTGCAGCGGAAGCTTACGAACCGCGCTGTCGTCACCATCACGAAG
- the rpmE gene encoding 50S ribosomal protein L31 has translation MKAGIHPNYKMVQVTCACGNTFETGSVKNEIRVETCSECHPFYTGRQKFAEAGGRVDRFNKKYGLKDPNAQQQ, from the coding sequence ATGAAAGCAGGAATTCATCCAAATTATAAAATGGTACAGGTGACATGTGCTTGCGGAAATACTTTTGAAACTGGTTCAGTTAAAAATGAAATTCGCGTTGAAACATGTTCAGAATGTCATCCATTCTATACTGGTCGTCAAAAATTCGCTGAAGCTGGCGGACGTGTAGACCGTTTCAACAAAAAGTACGGCCTTAAAGATCCAAACGCGCAACAACAATAA
- the rho gene encoding transcription termination factor Rho has translation MELTISSLESMKLKELYELAREYKVTYYSKLSKKELIFAILKARAEQQGYFFMQGVLEIIQSEGFGFLRPINYSPSSEDIYISASQIRRFDLRNGDKVSGKVRPPKENERYYGLLHVEAVNGEDPESAKERVHFPGLTPLYPDRHMKLETTPKYLSTRIMDVVAPVGFGQRGLIVAPPKAGKTMLLKEIANSITLNHPEVELIVLLIDERPEEVTDIERSVVGDVVSSTFDEVPENHIKVAELVLDRAMRLVEHKRDVVILMDSITRLARAYNLVIPPSGRTLSGGIDPAAFHRPKRFFGAARNIEEGGSLTILATALVDTGSRMDDVIYEEFKGTGNMELHLDRQLAERRIFPALDIRRSGTRKEELLLPKDHLDKLWAIRKSMQDSPDFVERFLKKLRQTKSNEEFFTQIGEELKGRRS, from the coding sequence ATGGAATTAACAATTTCAAGTTTAGAAAGTATGAAGCTGAAGGAACTTTATGAGCTAGCTCGCGAATATAAAGTAACCTACTACAGCAAATTATCAAAAAAGGAACTAATTTTTGCTATATTAAAGGCCCGTGCCGAGCAGCAAGGATATTTCTTTATGCAAGGTGTTTTAGAAATTATTCAGTCAGAGGGCTTTGGTTTCTTACGACCGATTAACTATTCGCCAAGCTCAGAAGATATTTATATTTCCGCATCGCAAATCCGCCGTTTTGACCTTCGCAATGGTGATAAAGTATCCGGTAAGGTTCGACCTCCTAAAGAAAATGAACGATACTACGGACTTTTACATGTAGAAGCGGTTAACGGTGAAGACCCGGAATCTGCTAAAGAACGCGTTCACTTCCCAGGATTAACTCCTCTTTATCCAGATAGACACATGAAACTCGAAACAACTCCAAAATATCTTTCCACAAGAATTATGGATGTCGTTGCTCCAGTTGGTTTTGGACAAAGGGGCTTAATTGTTGCACCACCAAAAGCGGGTAAAACGATGCTGTTAAAAGAAATTGCTAACAGCATTACCTTAAACCACCCGGAAGTGGAATTAATCGTGCTTCTAATTGATGAGCGTCCCGAAGAGGTGACCGATATTGAACGTTCTGTTGTCGGTGACGTTGTAAGCTCAACTTTTGATGAAGTGCCAGAAAACCATATAAAAGTGGCCGAGCTTGTCCTCGACCGCGCGATGCGTTTAGTCGAGCACAAACGCGATGTCGTCATTTTAATGGACAGCATCACCCGTTTGGCACGTGCCTACAACCTAGTCATCCCGCCAAGCGGCAGAACGCTTTCCGGCGGTATCGACCCAGCAGCCTTCCACCGTCCAAAACGTTTCTTCGGTGCAGCGCGTAACATCGAGGAAGGCGGAAGCTTAACAATTCTGGCAACCGCATTAGTTGACACGGGTTCACGTATGGACGATGTCATTTATGAAGAATTTAAAGGGACAGGCAATATGGAGCTCCATCTTGATCGTCAGCTCGCTGAACGCCGCATCTTCCCAGCACTTGACATTCGTCGTTCAGGAACGCGGAAAGAAGAATTGCTTCTTCCGAAGGACCATCTCGATAAATTATGGGCCATCAGAAAATCAATGCAAGACTCACCCGATTTTGTCGAACGCTTCTTGAAAAAGCTGCGCCAAACAAAATCCAACGAAGAATTCTTCACCCAAATTGGGGAAGAACTAAAAGGAAGACGGTCTTAA
- the glpX gene encoding class II fructose-bisphosphatase, which translates to MERSLSMELVRVTEAAALASARWMGRGLKDEADGAATSAMRDVFDTIPMKGTVVIGEGEMDEAPMLYIGEKLGTGFGPRVDVAVDPLEGTNIVAAGGWNALAVLAIADHGNLLHAPDMYMEKIAVGPEAVGLIDINASVLDNLKAVAKAKNKGIEDVVATVLNRPRHAHIIAQLREAGARIKLINDGDVAGAINTAFDNTGVDILFGSGGAPEGVISAVALKCLGGEIMGKLVPQNDAELQRCIKMGIDVSKVLRMEDLVKGDDAIFAATGVTDGELLRGVQFKGSYGSTHSIVMRAKSGTVRFVEGRHSLKKKPNLVIR; encoded by the coding sequence ATGGAAAGAAGTTTATCAATGGAGCTTGTCCGTGTAACAGAAGCAGCAGCACTTGCTTCTGCACGCTGGATGGGACGCGGACTAAAAGACGAAGCAGATGGTGCAGCAACCTCGGCTATGCGTGATGTGTTTGACACGATTCCAATGAAGGGCACTGTAGTTATCGGTGAGGGCGAAATGGACGAGGCACCGATGCTTTATATCGGTGAAAAGCTTGGGACAGGCTTTGGCCCGCGTGTCGATGTCGCAGTTGATCCGCTTGAGGGAACCAATATTGTAGCTGCTGGGGGCTGGAATGCACTTGCAGTCCTGGCCATTGCTGACCATGGGAATCTTCTTCATGCACCCGATATGTACATGGAAAAAATCGCAGTCGGTCCTGAAGCAGTCGGATTAATTGATATTAATGCCTCTGTGCTCGATAACTTAAAAGCAGTCGCAAAAGCGAAAAACAAAGGCATCGAAGACGTGGTGGCTACTGTGTTAAATCGTCCCCGTCATGCACATATCATTGCCCAGCTTCGCGAAGCTGGCGCAAGAATTAAATTGATTAATGACGGTGATGTTGCCGGGGCAATCAATACTGCCTTTGATAACACTGGCGTTGACATTTTATTCGGCTCTGGAGGCGCACCTGAAGGGGTTATCTCAGCCGTAGCCCTAAAATGTCTTGGCGGTGAGATCATGGGTAAGTTAGTACCACAAAATGATGCTGAGCTTCAGCGATGCATCAAAATGGGCATTGATGTCAGCAAAGTGCTTCGTATGGAAGACCTGGTAAAAGGCGATGATGCCATCTTCGCTGCAACAGGTGTTACAGATGGAGAATTGCTTCGTGGAGTCCAATTTAAAGGCTCCTATGGCTCAACACACTCGATCGTTATGCGTGCAAAGTCAGGAACCGTTCGATTTGTTGAAGGACGTCATAGCTTGAAAAAGAAACCAAATTTAGTCATCAGGTAA
- a CDS encoding UDP-N-acetylglucosamine 1-carboxyvinyltransferase: MEKLKIAGGYPLKGTVRISGAKNSAVALIPATILAESPVTIEGLPDISDVEILKDLLEEIGGKVELSDDFDMTVDPSTMISMPLPNGKVKKLRASYYLMGAMLGRFKKAVIGLPGGCHLGPRPIDQHIKGFEALGAVVTNEQGAIYLRADELRGARIYLDVVSVGATINIMLAAVRAKGRTIIENAAKEPEIIDVATLLTNMGAKIKGAGTDVIRIDGVDSLHGCRHTIIPDRIEAGTYMIIGAAVGDGVLIDNVIPHHLESLIAKLREMGVQVESKDDQVYVKGSNNLKTVDIKTLVYPGFPTDLQQPFTSLLTKATGSCVVTDTIYSARFKHIDELRRMNANIKVEGRSAIINGPIQLQGAKVKASDLRAGAALVIAGLIAEGVTEVTGLEHIDRGYSHLVEKLNGLGATIWREALSKEEVEQLKNT, translated from the coding sequence ATGGAAAAACTAAAAATTGCGGGCGGTTATCCCTTAAAAGGAACCGTTAGAATAAGTGGAGCAAAAAACAGTGCGGTTGCATTAATACCTGCGACGATTTTGGCTGAATCACCGGTCACTATAGAAGGATTACCGGATATTTCCGATGTTGAAATCCTGAAGGACCTGCTCGAAGAAATTGGCGGTAAAGTGGAACTTTCCGATGATTTTGATATGACAGTTGATCCATCGACGATGATTTCAATGCCTTTGCCAAATGGGAAGGTAAAGAAGCTGCGCGCTTCTTATTACTTAATGGGTGCCATGCTTGGCCGTTTTAAAAAGGCAGTCATCGGTTTACCTGGAGGCTGTCATTTAGGTCCAAGACCGATTGATCAGCATATAAAAGGCTTTGAAGCACTAGGTGCAGTGGTAACGAATGAGCAAGGCGCCATCTATCTTCGTGCTGACGAGCTTCGCGGTGCACGCATTTATTTAGACGTCGTCAGTGTTGGCGCAACGATAAATATCATGCTTGCTGCGGTAAGAGCAAAGGGACGTACGATTATCGAGAATGCGGCAAAAGAACCGGAAATCATTGATGTGGCAACGCTGTTAACAAATATGGGCGCCAAGATTAAGGGTGCAGGAACCGATGTCATTCGCATTGATGGTGTCGATAGCCTTCACGGCTGCCGCCACACGATTATCCCTGACCGGATTGAAGCGGGAACCTATATGATTATCGGTGCTGCTGTTGGTGATGGTGTATTAATCGATAATGTTATTCCGCATCACTTGGAGTCTTTAATTGCCAAGTTGCGAGAAATGGGTGTTCAGGTGGAATCAAAGGATGACCAGGTGTATGTAAAGGGTTCGAATAACCTGAAAACCGTCGACATTAAAACCCTTGTCTACCCCGGATTTCCAACAGACCTGCAACAGCCATTTACATCACTGTTGACAAAGGCAACTGGCTCCTGTGTTGTAACTGATACCATATATAGTGCTCGTTTTAAACATATTGACGAGCTAAGAAGAATGAACGCCAATATTAAAGTTGAGGGACGCTCAGCAATCATCAACGGTCCGATTCAGCTTCAGGGTGCAAAGGTCAAGGCAAGTGACCTAAGAGCCGGAGCGGCATTGGTAATCGCTGGATTAATTGCTGAAGGTGTAACAGAAGTAACTGGACTTGAGCATATTGACAGAGGCTACAGTCATCTTGTTGAAAAGCTAAATGGCCTCGGAGCAACGATCTGGCGTGAAGCTTTATCAAAAGAAGAAGTTGAACAACTAAAAAATACGTGA